ACGACCTCGAGATCGCGATCCGCAGCGGCGGTCACAACGGTCCCGGACTGGCGCTGGTGGACGACGGACTGGTCGTCGACCTGTCCGACATGACGGGGGTTCACGTCGATCCCGACGCGAAGACGGTGCACGTCGAACCCGGCTGCACCTGGGGCGACGTCGATCACGCGACCCACGCCTTCGGCCTGGCGACGGTCAGCGGGGTCATCTCTACGACCGGCGTCGGGGGCCTGACCCTCGGCGGCGGACACGGCTATCTGAGCCGCAAGTACGGACTGACGATTGACAATCTGGTGAGCGCGGACGTCGTGCTGGCCGATGGTCGCCTGGTTCACGCGAGCGAGGACGAAAACGAGGACCTGTTCTGGGCACTGCGCGGCGGCGGCGGCAACTTCGGTGTCGTCACCTCGTTCGAGTTCCAGTTGCATCCGGTCGAGACGGTTGTCGCCGGGCCGCTGTTCTGGCCGATCGACGACCTCGAAGACACGATGCGCTGGTACCGCGAGTGGCTGCCCGAAGCGCCCGATGACGTCTCCGCTTTTTATCTGATCCACGAGGTGCCAGGTGACCCCTTCCCCGAAGAGATCCACGGCGAACAGGTCTGCGGCCTGATGTGGTGTTATCTCGGGCCGGAGGACCAGGCCGAGGAGGTGATCCAACCAGCCCGTGATGTTGCCGAGCCGCTGTTCGAACACGTCGAACCGATGCCCTATCCGGCACTCCAGAGCATGTTCGACGATCTCTACCCGGAAGGCGACCAGTGGTACTGGAAGGGCGACTTCGTGGACGATCTGACCGACGACGCGATCGCCGAGCACGAGCGCTTCGCCGACGTGCCGACGCCACAGTCGGGAATGCACCTCTATCCCATCGACGGCGCCGTCCACGACGTGGACGCGGACGAAACCGCCTGGAGTCATCGCGACGTCACCTGGTCGATGGTCATCTTCGGCGTCGATCGGGATCCGGAGAACCGCGACCTGATCGTCGACTGGACCCGCGACTACTGGGACGCGCTCCACCCGCATTCGGCCGGTGCGGCGTACGTCAACTTCATGATGGAGGAGGGAGACGAGCGGGTTCGGGCCACCTACGGCGACAACTACGAGCGCCTGCAGGAGATCAAGGCGAGGTACGATCCAGACAACGTCTTCCACGTGAACCAGAACGTCGAACCGGCACCGTGAGTAGCGTCGAGCAAGCTACCGAAGGGCCGGAACGGGGTGACTGCCGATCGTCACCGGGAGTACGTCTCGAGTGTCCCGATCCGATCGTCCTCGAATTCGAAGAAGTCGGCGAACTCGAACAGGGACCGATCCGCGGCCTCGTCCACCACGCGGCCGCGGGCCGCCACCCCCTGTTCGTCCGTAACGATCGCGACCAGTTCGTGACGGGTGTCGGGGTTCGGCCGCTCGTCGCGCATGAACTCGACGAAGTCCTCGCGGCTCTCGAAGGTCCGATCGGGCCGGCGCTGGACGAAGTCGGGCGCGAGCACGTCCTCGAGTCGTCCGTACTCGTGGTCGTCGAGTGCGTCGTAGTACCGTCGGACGACCCGCGCTGCGTCGGTGGCCATACCGGACTGTTCGTCGCCGCCGGGAAAAGTGTGTGACGGTGACTGTGCGACTCGGTGACGAGATCGGGCGAACGGTCAACGAAGTAACGTAACGCGTCTTCAGCGAATCTTTACACGGTAGTGTGGCAACGTCACGCATATGGCTACGACGGATGCGCTTCACGAACTCGCACCACTCTCCGAACTCGAGGCGGCGGGCCGAACACAGGTCACGATCGACGGGACGCCGCTGGCCGCGTTCTACCACGAGGGCGAGGTCCGGGTCGTCGACAACCGCTGTCCGCACATGGGGTTCCCGCTCTCCGAGGGGACCGTCGACGACGGGATCCTCACCTGTCACTGGCACCACGCGCGATTCGAACTCTCCTGTGGCGACACGTTCGATCCGTGGGCCGACGACGTCCGGACCTACCCGACGGAGATCCGGGATGGCACCGTCTACGTGGACCCGAATCCGGACCGCGAACGCCCGCCCGACGAGCACTGGGCCGATCGTCTCGAGACCGGTCTCGAGGAAAACCTCCGTCTCGTCGCCGCGAAGTCGTCGATCGGCCTCCTCGACGCCGGCGTCGACTACCGGGAGCCGATGGCCACGACGCTCGAATTCGGTACCCGGTACCGGGACTCCGGCTGGGGGCCCGGACTGACGATCCTCGGGTGCACGGCGAACGTGATGGACGATCTCGATTCCGACGATCGAATGCGGGCGCTGTACACCGGGGTTCGCCACGTCGCCGACGACTGCGCGAACGAGCCACCGAACTTCGACCAGCCGTCGTTCTCGACGAGCGAGGTCGAGTTCGATCGCCTGCGGTCGTGGTTCCGGGACTGCGTCGATGTTCGTGACGCCGACGGGGCCGAACGGTGTCTTCGCACCGCCGTCACGTCGGGCTATTCGGAGTCCGAGGTCGCCGAACTGCTGGTCACCGCGGCGACCGACCACCCGTACCTCTCGAACGGGCACGTGCTCGACTTCGCGAACAAGGCCGTCGAGAGCCTCGACCACGTGGGCTGGACGCATGCGGACGAGACGCTGGCGGCACTGGTCGAGCCGCTGGTCACGGCGACCCGCAGCGACGAGCAGTCCTCGTGGCGACAGCCGATCGACCTCGTCGCGCTACTCGAAGACGTCTACGGCGGCGACGTGACGGAGACGAGCGGACTCGCGGAACTCGCAGCCGAGGGTGGTGCCGAGGGCGATCGGGATGCCTGGACGCCCCCCGTCGACCTCCAGGAGACCCTGCTCGGGGACGACCCCGGGGCGATCGTCGACGCGCTCGCGGACGCGATCCGATCGGGGGCGACGACCGAGGCCCTCGCCGCCGAGGTCGCCCACGCCGCCGCGACCCGCGTCGCCCAGTTCGGGACGGCCAACGAGTTCTCGGACTGGAACACCGTCCATCACACGTTCACCTACGCGAACGCGGTCCACGGGTTTGCCCGACGGACGGACGCCGTCGCGTGCTATCGCGGCGTCTTCGACGCCGCGCTCAGCGTCTACCTCGATCGGTTCCTCAACACGCCGCCAGCGCCCGTTCCGGAACCCGGCGAGCACGGAACCGATCGCGATCCCGACGACGTGCTCGACCACCTCCTCGAGACGTTCGACAGGGAGGGTGCGGTGAACGAGGCCGGCCGGTTCGTGGCGGAGTTCTTCGACTGCGGCGGCGACCCGGCAGCCCTCAAGCGGACGCTCGGTCGCGGCCTGCTGCGCGAGGACGCCGGCTTCCACACGCTCCAGAACGTCGAGGCGGCGTTCCGGCAGTTCGAACTGGCAGACACGCTGGCATCCCGCCGGGAGGATGCCTCGATCGACCTCGAGCGCCGCCGACGAGTGCCGTTGATCGCGACCGCCCGTTACATGGCCGCCCACTTCCCGACCCGACGCGAAGCGGACCAGACGTTTGCGATCGCTCAGCGGCTCAACCGTGGTGAAACGATCCACGAGGAGTAATCGGATCGACTGTCTTTTTTCGTCCCCGATCGTAGGTCAGGTGTGGAGTGTCACGTCTACTACGAGGGTGACGACGACCCCGACAAATGCACCGCGCGGCGCCTCGAGAAGTTCGACGAGGCGATCCTCCACCGCAAGATGGACCGGGTGCCCTACGGCGTCGTCCTCAACCCCCACGCCGAGCAGGCGCTCTCGCCGGCCGACGCCGAAGAGGGGTTCGGTACGCTGGTCGCACTGGATTGCTCGTGGGAGTCCGCGGGAGAAGCCGCCTTCCGAATGCGCGGCGTTCACCGGGCACTGCCCTTCCTCGTCGCCGCGAACCCGGTCAACTACGGCCGTCCGTTCCGGCTCACCACCGTCGAGGCGCTCGCCGCCGCCTGCTGCATCTTCGGCGAGCGCGAGCGCGCCGAGGAACTTCTCGAACCGTTCCGCTGGGGCGAGACCTTTCTGACGCTCAACGAGGAACCGCTCCGACGCTACAGCGAGTGTGCCGACTCGAGCGAGGTCGTCGCCGTCCAGGACGACTATCTCGCCGACGAGTGACCACTTTCGGGGGTTATCCCGGACCACAGCGGTTATATGCACCACGGGCCAACCGAGGGGTATGCCCAAGTTCGACGCTGCCGAGAAGCGCTCCCTCGAGAAGATGATCTGTATGCGCTGTAACGCCCGCAACCCGAAGCGAGCCGATAACTGCCGGAAGTGCGGCTACGGGAACCTTCGCCCCAAGGCGAAGGAACCCCGCGCAGCCTAATTCTCGCCCGACTGCCTCGCAGGACCGCCTCGCCGGCCTGCCGATCGGGCCGTCGTTCGATCGCGGTCCCCGCTCGATCGATTTTCGATCCCAGCCCCGGCTTCGACCCCGGCCCGATCGGTCCCGTCGCTCGTTGCACGAACGGCAACGATTTTGCCCGCGGTCGCCCGTAGATCCGGTGTGAACGTTACGATTATCGACTACGGCGTGGGTAACCTCCGCAGCCTCAGGCGCGGGCTCGAACGGGCCGGCGCCACGGTCACGGTCTCCGACGATCCCGACGATATCGTCGCCGCCGAGGCGCTCGTCCTCCCCGGCGTCGGCGCATTCGAGGAGTGTATGCGGAACTCGCGGCCGTTCCACGACGTGCTGGTCGAGGCCGCCGAGGACACGCCGATCCTCGGCATCTGCGTCGGACTGCAGCTGTTGTTCGCCGAGAGCGAGGAAGGCGCGCCCGAGGGCGAGACGATCGAGGGACTCGGCCTGATTCCCGGTCGCGTCGTCCGGCTTCCCCGGAGTGAGGTGAAGGTCCCCCACATGGGCTGGAACGAACTCGCGATCGAACGCGAGCACCCGCTGGTCGCGTCCATCGCGGACGACGACTTCGCCTACTTCGTCCACTCCTACTGCACCGCGGCGGACGATCACACGATCGCCGCCTGTGACTACGGGTTCGAGTTCGCGGCCGTCGCCGCGAACGAGGCGGGGAACGTGATGGGAACGCAGTTCCACCCCGAGAAGAGCGGGGAGACGGGGTTACAACTCCTCGAGAACTTCGTGGAGTACGCGCGCGACTACCACGCCGACGACCTGCCGGCGACGGCCGACTGACCGCCCACCTCGATTCCGCCTCGGGAACGGCGCGGTACTCCGGCGCGCTACTCGTCCGGGTACTTCGGCTCGCGCTTCTCGGCCCGCTCCAGCGCCGTCTCCACCACGTCGCGCACGTCGCCGTGGAAGACGCCGCCGTGGCCCGCGTACATGTGTTCGACGCCCTCCGGCATGCGATCGAGCAGGTCCTCGACGCTCTCGATGAGTCGCTCGCGGGACTGGCCGGCCATGTCCGTGCGGCCGAAGCTGCCGTAGTCGAAGGCCCCGTCGTCGTGGACGACCACGTCACCGGAGAATAGCGTCGTCTCGGAGACGAAGGAGACGTGGTCGTCCGCGTGGCCCGGCGTGTAGACCACGTCGAACTCCTCGTCGCCGATCGCGACCGTGTCCCCGTCGTCGATCGCGTGGGTGCGCGTCGGGTGGTCGGCGTAGGCGTAGACGTCGGGATCGAACGCCTCGACTGCGGCTTCGAGCTGCGCGACGTGGTCGCCGTGCTGGTGGGTCAGCACCACGTCGTCCACGTCGTCGGTGTGGCTGCGGATCTCGTCGACGATCCCGTCCCACGCGCCGGCGTCGACGAGCGTCGTTCGATCGCCGACTGCCAGGAACGCGTTACAGGTGAACGTCTCCGCGTCGTCGGTGACGTGATAGATCTCCATACCCTGCCCGTCGTGAGCCGACGGCAAAACGGTACCGTCCGATCGACGGCGGCGATCGAGCCGAATCGAGACGCCGTACCGTATTGCTGTCATTCTACACCGGCAGCTACGTCCCCCGTTTCGATGGAGAACGTATCGAATATCGACAATACTGTCGGTAACTCGTAACCACGAAATTTTTCTATCGCAAGCCCCAAGGGATACACGTATGGGATTCGGGAGCTACGACGAATCCGAGCAACAGGAGGTCGACGCTGATTTTGACGACGACGACGCGGTACAATCCTCGGAGAACAGTCACGAAGGCACGATCGAATTCGAGAACGGCGCGTCCAGCGACGAACTCCTCGATCGGCTCAAGGAGATCAAAGACGACGGTTGAGTCCGGATGAAATCCGGGGTGCGGGCGCTGGGCGTCGCGGAATCGTTTCGCGGTGACGACGCGAGTGTCGATCGAAGCACGCTCGCGGGTGCCGTCGTCCGTCGCGA
The nucleotide sequence above comes from Halosolutus halophilus. Encoded proteins:
- a CDS encoding FAD-binding oxidoreductase; the protein is MATTTRDDAEAAIERLQADFRGDLIHPDDPAYDEARTIYNAMIDKRPGVIARCTDVADVIAAVTAAREHDLEIAIRSGGHNGPGLALVDDGLVVDLSDMTGVHVDPDAKTVHVEPGCTWGDVDHATHAFGLATVSGVISTTGVGGLTLGGGHGYLSRKYGLTIDNLVSADVVLADGRLVHASEDENEDLFWALRGGGGNFGVVTSFEFQLHPVETVVAGPLFWPIDDLEDTMRWYREWLPEAPDDVSAFYLIHEVPGDPFPEEIHGEQVCGLMWCYLGPEDQAEEVIQPARDVAEPLFEHVEPMPYPALQSMFDDLYPEGDQWYWKGDFVDDLTDDAIAEHERFADVPTPQSGMHLYPIDGAVHDVDADETAWSHRDVTWSMVIFGVDRDPENRDLIVDWTRDYWDALHPHSAGAAYVNFMMEEGDERVRATYGDNYERLQEIKARYDPDNVFHVNQNVEPAP
- a CDS encoding nuclear transport factor 2 family protein, whose product is MATDAARVVRRYYDALDDHEYGRLEDVLAPDFVQRRPDRTFESREDFVEFMRDERPNPDTRHELVAIVTDEQGVAARGRVVDEAADRSLFEFADFFEFEDDRIGTLETYSR
- a CDS encoding Rieske (2Fe-2S) protein, giving the protein MATTDALHELAPLSELEAAGRTQVTIDGTPLAAFYHEGEVRVVDNRCPHMGFPLSEGTVDDGILTCHWHHARFELSCGDTFDPWADDVRTYPTEIRDGTVYVDPNPDRERPPDEHWADRLETGLEENLRLVAAKSSIGLLDAGVDYREPMATTLEFGTRYRDSGWGPGLTILGCTANVMDDLDSDDRMRALYTGVRHVADDCANEPPNFDQPSFSTSEVEFDRLRSWFRDCVDVRDADGAERCLRTAVTSGYSESEVAELLVTAATDHPYLSNGHVLDFANKAVESLDHVGWTHADETLAALVEPLVTATRSDEQSSWRQPIDLVALLEDVYGGDVTETSGLAELAAEGGAEGDRDAWTPPVDLQETLLGDDPGAIVDALADAIRSGATTEALAAEVAHAAATRVAQFGTANEFSDWNTVHHTFTYANAVHGFARRTDAVACYRGVFDAALSVYLDRFLNTPPAPVPEPGEHGTDRDPDDVLDHLLETFDREGAVNEAGRFVAEFFDCGGDPAALKRTLGRGLLREDAGFHTLQNVEAAFRQFELADTLASRREDASIDLERRRRVPLIATARYMAAHFPTRREADQTFAIAQRLNRGETIHEE
- a CDS encoding DUF367 family protein, with translation MECHVYYEGDDDPDKCTARRLEKFDEAILHRKMDRVPYGVVLNPHAEQALSPADAEEGFGTLVALDCSWESAGEAAFRMRGVHRALPFLVAANPVNYGRPFRLTTVEALAAACCIFGERERAEELLEPFRWGETFLTLNEEPLRRYSECADSSEVVAVQDDYLADE
- a CDS encoding 50S ribosomal protein L40e; this translates as MPKFDAAEKRSLEKMICMRCNARNPKRADNCRKCGYGNLRPKAKEPRAA
- the hisH gene encoding imidazole glycerol phosphate synthase subunit HisH encodes the protein MNVTIIDYGVGNLRSLRRGLERAGATVTVSDDPDDIVAAEALVLPGVGAFEECMRNSRPFHDVLVEAAEDTPILGICVGLQLLFAESEEGAPEGETIEGLGLIPGRVVRLPRSEVKVPHMGWNELAIEREHPLVASIADDDFAYFVHSYCTAADDHTIAACDYGFEFAAVAANEAGNVMGTQFHPEKSGETGLQLLENFVEYARDYHADDLPATAD
- a CDS encoding MBL fold metallo-hydrolase, which translates into the protein MEIYHVTDDAETFTCNAFLAVGDRTTLVDAGAWDGIVDEIRSHTDDVDDVVLTHQHGDHVAQLEAAVEAFDPDVYAYADHPTRTHAIDDGDTVAIGDEEFDVVYTPGHADDHVSFVSETTLFSGDVVVHDDGAFDYGSFGRTDMAGQSRERLIESVEDLLDRMPEGVEHMYAGHGGVFHGDVRDVVETALERAEKREPKYPDE
- a CDS encoding DUF5786 family protein, whose protein sequence is MGFGSYDESEQQEVDADFDDDDAVQSSENSHEGTIEFENGASSDELLDRLKEIKDDG